The Cellulomonas fulva genome includes a window with the following:
- a CDS encoding ArsR/SmtB family transcription factor: protein MVDDAGPADAALFRALADATRRTILDELTERDGQTLFEICGRLSVRHGLTSSRQAISQHLAVLEEAGLVHSRREGRHKLHHLDTGPLRAVVERWPIDPTE, encoded by the coding sequence GTGGTCGACGACGCCGGACCCGCCGACGCGGCGCTCTTCCGGGCTCTGGCGGACGCGACGCGTCGCACCATCCTCGACGAGCTGACCGAGAGGGACGGCCAGACGCTGTTCGAGATCTGCGGACGCCTGTCCGTGCGGCACGGGCTGACGTCCTCCCGCCAGGCCATCTCCCAGCACCTCGCGGTGCTCGAGGAGGCGGGTCTGGTGCACAGCCGGCGGGAGGGCCGGCACAAGCTCCACCACCTCGACACGGGTCCGCTGCGCGCGGTCGTGGAGCGGTGGCCCATCGACCCGACGGAGTGA
- a CDS encoding SDR family oxidoreductase, which produces MTDELLDQRALVIGASRGIGAEIARRVRAAGGEAVVASRHDDADLRLDVLDEASIAAAARSAGTVDHVVSTASAPHDAPVADLDAEGVVTALRAKVVAPLLVAKHFARRLAPGGSMLFFSGVVGWRPQPGKVVTGVANGALAHVVRHLAVELAPVRVNAIAPGIVDSGTWDRWGDAGRAAVLERAARDSLAGRHGTLADVADAVVWLLGAGYVTGEVLHVDGGTRHARP; this is translated from the coding sequence ATGACAGATGAGCTCCTGGACCAGCGCGCCCTCGTCATCGGCGCGAGCCGTGGGATCGGTGCCGAGATCGCCCGCCGCGTGCGGGCGGCCGGCGGCGAGGCCGTCGTGGCCTCGCGGCACGACGACGCCGACCTCCGGCTCGACGTGCTCGACGAGGCCTCGATCGCGGCGGCCGCACGGTCCGCCGGCACCGTCGACCACGTCGTGTCCACGGCCTCGGCGCCGCACGACGCCCCGGTCGCCGACCTCGACGCCGAGGGCGTGGTCACCGCGCTGCGCGCCAAGGTGGTCGCCCCGCTGCTCGTCGCGAAGCACTTCGCCCGCCGCCTCGCGCCGGGCGGCTCGATGCTCTTCTTCTCGGGCGTCGTCGGCTGGCGGCCGCAGCCCGGCAAGGTCGTCACGGGCGTCGCGAACGGCGCGCTGGCCCACGTCGTGCGGCACCTCGCGGTCGAGCTCGCGCCCGTGCGGGTCAACGCGATCGCGCCCGGCATCGTCGACAGCGGCACGTGGGACCGGTGGGGCGACGCGGGCCGCGCGGCCGTGCTCGAGCGGGCGGCGCGCGACTCGCTGGCGGGGCGGCACGGGACCCTCGCCGACGTCGCCGACGCGGTCGTCTGGCTGCTCGGCGCCGGGTACGTGACCGGCGAGGTCCTGCACGTCGACGGCGGGACGCGGCACGCACGGCCGTGA
- a CDS encoding winged helix-turn-helix transcriptional regulator, whose amino-acid sequence MGQAYDVMAATCPSRTVLHRIGARWTVFVVTALEAGPLRFTQLKAYI is encoded by the coding sequence GTGGGCCAGGCGTACGACGTGATGGCGGCGACCTGCCCGAGCCGCACCGTGCTGCACCGCATCGGGGCCCGGTGGACGGTCTTCGTCGTCACCGCGCTCGAGGCCGGACCGCTGCGGTTCACGCAGCTGAAGGCCTACATCTAG
- a CDS encoding winged helix-turn-helix transcriptional regulator, which yields MTPKALTETLRAMEHDGLVVRDDRGGNPPHVEYALTPLGRSLLGPLGALRAWAETHVPEIERARAAAGAPGL from the coding sequence ATCACGCCCAAGGCGCTGACCGAGACGCTGCGGGCCATGGAGCACGACGGGCTCGTCGTGCGGGACGACCGCGGCGGCAACCCGCCGCACGTCGAGTACGCGCTGACGCCGCTCGGCCGCTCGCTGCTCGGCCCGCTCGGTGCCCTGCGGGCCTGGGCCGAGACGCACGTGCCGGAGATCGAGCGCGCCCGCGCCGCCGCCGGGGCGCCCGGGCTCTGA
- a CDS encoding ABC transporter permease, giving the protein MSTLVATRPRPAATGRAVRTVQDTVALTGRSLRHVLRSPDTIITTAVTPVALMLLFTYVLGGAISTGSSQSYIDYMLPGILLITIASSVAYTAYRLFLDLQDGIVERFRSMPVARPSVLWAHVLTSLAATLASLVVVVAVGLVMGFRTGASVGAWLAATGVLVLFTLALTWLAVLAGLSAKTVDGASAFSYPLIFLPFISSAFVPTDSMPGPVAWFAEHQPVTAVVDTLRALFAQEPVGGGIGVALAWILGVLVLAYVGAVRAYRRRVG; this is encoded by the coding sequence ATGAGCACGCTCGTCGCCACGCGCCCGCGTCCCGCGGCCACGGGCCGCGCCGTCCGCACCGTGCAGGACACCGTCGCCCTCACCGGCCGCTCGCTGCGGCACGTGCTGCGCAGCCCCGACACGATCATCACGACCGCGGTCACGCCGGTCGCCCTCATGCTCCTGTTCACGTACGTGCTCGGCGGCGCGATCAGCACCGGCTCGTCGCAGTCCTACATCGACTACATGCTGCCGGGCATCCTGCTCATCACGATCGCGTCGAGCGTCGCCTACACCGCCTACCGCCTGTTCCTCGACCTGCAGGACGGCATCGTCGAGCGGTTCCGGTCGATGCCGGTCGCCCGGCCGAGCGTCCTGTGGGCGCACGTCCTGACCTCGCTGGCCGCGACCCTCGCGTCGCTCGTCGTCGTCGTCGCGGTCGGGCTGGTGATGGGCTTCCGGACGGGGGCGTCGGTCGGCGCGTGGCTCGCGGCCACGGGCGTGCTGGTGCTGTTCACGCTGGCGCTGACCTGGCTCGCCGTCCTGGCGGGGCTCTCGGCCAAGACCGTGGACGGCGCGAGCGCGTTCAGCTACCCGCTCATCTTCCTGCCGTTCATCAGCTCCGCCTTCGTCCCCACGGACTCGATGCCCGGCCCCGTGGCCTGGTTCGCCGAGCACCAGCCCGTCACGGCGGTCGTCGACACGCTGCGCGCGCTGTTCGCGCAGGAGCCCGTCGGGGGCGGCATCGGGGTGGCGCTCGCCTGGATCCTCGGGGTGCTGGTGCTCGCCTACGTCGGCGCGGTCCGGGCGTACCGGCGTCGGGTCGGCTGA
- a CDS encoding ABC transporter ATP-binding protein translates to MTAQPAISVRGVEKRFKDHAVLRGVDLDVAAGSIVALLGSNGAGKTTLVRILATLLPADAGTATVHGFDVARQPDEVRESISLTGQFAAVDGVLTGRENLVLVARLRHLPDPGAVADALLARFSLTEAGGRRAATYSGGMRRRLDIAMSLIGDPPVIFLDEPTTGLDPQARLEVWAAVRELAAAGTTVLLTTQYLDEAEQLADRIAVLHEGTIIRSGTLAELKRLLPPARVEYVEKQPTLEDVFLALVATPGKDPS, encoded by the coding sequence ATGACCGCGCAGCCGGCCATCAGCGTGCGCGGCGTCGAGAAGCGGTTCAAGGACCACGCGGTGCTGCGCGGCGTCGACCTGGACGTCGCGGCCGGCAGCATCGTCGCCCTGCTCGGCTCCAACGGCGCCGGCAAGACGACGCTCGTGCGCATCCTCGCCACGCTGCTCCCGGCCGACGCCGGCACCGCCACGGTGCACGGCTTCGACGTCGCGCGGCAGCCCGACGAGGTGCGGGAGTCGATCAGCCTGACCGGCCAGTTCGCGGCGGTCGACGGGGTGCTCACGGGCCGGGAGAACCTGGTCCTCGTCGCACGGCTGCGGCACCTGCCCGACCCCGGCGCGGTCGCCGACGCGCTGCTCGCCCGGTTCTCGCTGACCGAGGCCGGCGGGCGGCGCGCGGCGACGTACTCCGGCGGCATGCGCCGCCGGCTGGACATCGCCATGAGCCTGATCGGCGACCCGCCGGTGATCTTCCTCGACGAGCCCACGACCGGCCTCGACCCGCAGGCGCGGCTCGAGGTCTGGGCGGCGGTGCGGGAGCTCGCCGCCGCCGGCACCACCGTGCTCCTGACCACGCAGTACCTCGACGAGGCCGAGCAGCTCGCCGACCGGATCGCCGTCCTGCACGAGGGGACGATCATCCGCAGCGGCACCCTCGCCGAGCTCAAGCGGCTCCTCCCGCCCGCCCGGGTGGAGTACGTCGAGAAGCAGCCCACGCTCGAGGACGTCTTCCTCGCTCTCGTCGCCACCCCCGGGAAGGACCCGTCATGA
- a CDS encoding DUF1048 domain-containing protein, translated as MVARWIEALTGSLEQKKQYKKDTARIDALPEPYRTAAKAQHRYTLYYGGTTEGGTLVTMLGDLADLWERAATDGTPVRDIVGDDPVAFAEAFAQAYSGEQWIDRERARLTKAFDEAEKDER; from the coding sequence ATGGTCGCCCGATGGATCGAGGCCCTGACGGGCTCGCTCGAGCAGAAGAAGCAGTACAAGAAGGACACCGCCCGGATCGACGCCCTCCCCGAGCCGTACCGCACGGCCGCCAAGGCTCAGCACCGGTACACGCTCTACTACGGCGGCACCACCGAGGGCGGCACGCTCGTCACCATGCTCGGCGACCTGGCCGACCTCTGGGAGCGCGCGGCGACCGACGGCACCCCCGTGCGGGACATCGTCGGCGACGACCCGGTCGCGTTCGCCGAGGCGTTCGCGCAGGCCTACAGCGGCGAGCAGTGGATCGACCGCGAGCGCGCCCGGCTCACCAAGGCCTTCGACGAGGCCGAGAAGGACGAGCGATGA
- a CDS encoding PadR family transcriptional regulator, giving the protein MANQLTEMLKGTLEGIVLTVLAQRPAYGYEITAQLRDQGFSDLVEGTVYALLVRIEQRGFVDVEKVPSEKGPPRKVYSLNATGRDQLDEFWRTWSFLEERIDQLHRTYAPGED; this is encoded by the coding sequence ATGGCCAACCAGCTCACGGAGATGCTCAAGGGGACGCTCGAGGGCATCGTCCTCACGGTCCTCGCCCAACGGCCGGCCTACGGCTACGAGATCACGGCCCAGCTGCGCGACCAGGGCTTCTCCGACCTCGTGGAGGGCACCGTCTACGCCCTCCTGGTCCGGATCGAGCAGCGCGGGTTCGTGGACGTCGAGAAGGTCCCGTCGGAGAAGGGGCCGCCGCGCAAGGTCTACTCGCTCAACGCCACCGGGCGGGACCAGCTCGACGAGTTCTGGAGGACCTGGAGCTTCCTCGAAGAACGCATCGACCAGCTCCACCGCACGTACGCACCAGGAGAGGACTGA
- a CDS encoding PP2C family protein-serine/threonine phosphatase — MGAPPVAGDDEAFHEALRRDDPELLYDRAPCAYLSTTPDGTIVRVNETFLAWTGHRREDLVGRRRFVDLLPVGDRIYHETHYAPTLRMQGTAREIALEVVCADGRRLPVLVNSVLDRDEDGTPVAIRTAAFDATERRRYEREMLATMRRAEESEARALQLAQTLQQTLIPPAPPHIPGLDVAAAYRPAGDGRHVGGDFYDVFQVATDDWVVVLGDVQGKGAEAAVVTALARHTVRAAAVDHASPSDTLRVFDQVLRRAETERFCTVVLVRLRRRDGVWRATVACGGHPRPLLRRPGRRPEPVGEHGSLIGLLSEVRFTDTEVTLGPGDALVLFTDGVTEARQRRGTLYGSGRLEDVVDEHRGSAADVTEAILAAVMTYQRDDARDDIAVVTVAVDGSPAA, encoded by the coding sequence GTGGGGGCGCCACCGGTCGCCGGCGACGACGAGGCCTTCCACGAGGCCCTGCGCCGGGACGACCCGGAGCTGCTGTACGACCGTGCGCCGTGCGCGTACCTGTCGACCACGCCCGACGGCACGATCGTGCGGGTCAACGAGACCTTCCTGGCGTGGACCGGGCACCGGCGCGAGGACCTGGTGGGCCGGCGACGGTTCGTCGACCTGCTGCCGGTCGGGGACCGGATCTACCACGAGACGCACTACGCCCCGACCCTGCGCATGCAGGGCACGGCGCGCGAGATCGCGCTCGAGGTGGTGTGCGCCGACGGCCGACGGCTGCCCGTGCTGGTCAACTCCGTGCTGGACCGCGACGAGGACGGCACGCCGGTCGCCATCCGGACCGCCGCGTTCGACGCGACCGAGCGCCGCCGCTACGAGCGGGAGATGCTCGCCACGATGCGCCGTGCGGAGGAGTCCGAGGCGCGCGCGCTGCAGCTCGCCCAGACCCTGCAGCAGACGCTGATCCCACCGGCTCCCCCGCACATCCCCGGCCTCGACGTGGCCGCGGCGTACCGGCCCGCGGGGGACGGCCGGCACGTGGGCGGGGACTTCTACGACGTCTTCCAGGTCGCCACCGACGACTGGGTCGTGGTGCTGGGCGACGTGCAGGGCAAGGGCGCCGAGGCCGCCGTGGTCACCGCGCTGGCGCGCCACACGGTGCGCGCCGCGGCGGTCGACCACGCGTCACCGAGCGACACGCTGCGCGTCTTCGACCAGGTGCTCCGGCGCGCCGAGACCGAGCGGTTCTGCACCGTGGTGCTCGTGCGCCTGCGCCGCAGGGACGGCGTGTGGCGGGCGACGGTCGCGTGCGGGGGGCATCCGCGGCCGCTGCTGCGCCGGCCGGGGCGCCGTCCCGAGCCCGTGGGCGAGCACGGGTCGCTGATCGGCCTCCTCTCGGAGGTGCGCTTCACCGACACCGAGGTCACCTTGGGGCCGGGTGACGCGCTGGTGCTGTTCACCGACGGGGTGACGGAGGCGCGTCAGCGCCGCGGCACCCTCTACGGCAGCGGTCGGCTCGAGGACGTCGTCGACGAGCACCGCGGCTCTGCCGCCGACGTCACGGAGGCGATCCTCGCGGCCGTGATGACGTACCAGCGCGACGACGCGCGCGACGACATCGCCGTCGTCACCGTCGCCGTGGACGGCTCGCCCGCCGCCTGA
- a CDS encoding alpha/beta fold hydrolase, translating into MDAVARHRIRVSGVPDGQPIVFAHGYGCDQHMWRLVAPHFEDAYRVITFDHVGAGGSDLASYDPERHGSLQGYADDVLAIVHELGLEDVVLVGHSVSAMVAVLAAVAEPDRFDKLVLVGPSPRYIDDEGYTGGFSEADITELLGSLDSNYLGWSAAIAPAIMGNADRQELGAELTESFCRTDPEIARRFAHVTFLSDNRADLAGVTVPTLVVQCRDDIIAPVAVGEYVRDAIAGAELVVLDATGHCPHLSAPEATTAAIAAFVGR; encoded by the coding sequence ATGGACGCGGTCGCCCGGCACAGGATCCGCGTCAGCGGTGTCCCGGACGGTCAGCCGATCGTGTTCGCGCACGGGTACGGGTGCGACCAGCACATGTGGCGCCTGGTCGCACCGCACTTCGAGGACGCGTACCGCGTGATCACGTTCGACCACGTCGGTGCGGGCGGGTCGGACCTCGCGTCGTACGACCCCGAGCGGCACGGCTCGCTGCAGGGGTACGCCGACGACGTCCTCGCGATCGTCCACGAGCTCGGGCTCGAGGACGTCGTGCTCGTCGGGCACTCCGTCTCGGCGATGGTGGCGGTGCTCGCCGCGGTCGCGGAGCCGGACCGCTTCGACAAGCTCGTCCTCGTCGGGCCGTCGCCGCGGTACATCGACGACGAGGGGTACACCGGCGGCTTCAGCGAGGCGGACATCACCGAGCTGCTCGGGTCGCTCGACAGCAACTACCTGGGCTGGTCCGCCGCGATCGCCCCGGCGATCATGGGCAACGCCGACCGCCAGGAGCTGGGTGCCGAGCTGACCGAGAGCTTCTGCCGCACGGACCCGGAGATCGCGCGCCGCTTCGCGCACGTCACGTTCCTCTCGGACAACCGCGCGGACCTCGCGGGCGTGACGGTGCCGACCCTGGTCGTGCAGTGCCGCGACGACATCATCGCGCCGGTCGCCGTCGGCGAGTACGTGCGCGACGCGATCGCCGGCGCCGAGCTCGTCGTGCTGGACGCGACCGGGCACTGCCCGCACCTCAGCGCCCCCGAGGCGACGACGGCCGCGATCGCCGCGTTCGTCGGGCGCTGA
- a CDS encoding SDR family NAD(P)-dependent oxidoreductase has product MSAQTATPTPGGAPVDATDEQADQQVDAQADGQPGVHPDDFATFLRVMDQVAVLPQTHPQHAAARRASSALFKAAKKHRRGEKRRLLAEADAAVIAATATGSPGRIDDETNGIPLTSASSGAVAGTLLRARPCYVCKQDYTVVDAFYHQLCPECAALHHAKRDARTDLTGRRALLTGGRAKIGMYIALRLLRDGADLTITTRFPRDAVRRFGAMPDAADWLDRLHVVGIDLRDPSQVVALADHVAAQGPLDVLINNAAQTVRRSPGAYTRLADAEFAPLPDEAARMITTFGHTSDAHPRALAGSVSDLTSPALAIERAARAAADELVVQSLTAEAASLERLVAGTSIDAGGLIPDVAETNSWVATVEQVDPMELLEVQLCNQTAPFILVSRLRPALAASPARRTYVVNVSAMEGVFSRGYKGPGHPHTNMSKAALNMLTRTSAAEMLADGILMTAVDTGWITDERPHPTKVRLAEEGFHAPLDLVDGAARVYDPIVRGEAGEDLYGCFLKDYARSPW; this is encoded by the coding sequence ATGAGCGCGCAGACAGCCACGCCCACGCCCGGCGGCGCCCCGGTCGACGCGACCGACGAGCAGGCCGACCAGCAGGTCGACGCGCAGGCGGACGGGCAGCCCGGCGTGCACCCCGACGACTTCGCGACGTTCCTGCGCGTGATGGACCAGGTCGCCGTGCTGCCGCAGACGCACCCGCAGCACGCGGCCGCGCGCCGCGCCTCGTCGGCGCTGTTCAAGGCGGCCAAGAAGCACCGCCGCGGCGAGAAGCGCCGCCTGCTCGCGGAGGCGGACGCCGCCGTGATCGCCGCGACCGCGACCGGCAGCCCCGGCCGCATCGACGACGAGACCAACGGCATCCCGCTGACGTCGGCCTCGTCGGGCGCCGTCGCGGGGACGCTCCTGCGCGCGCGGCCGTGCTACGTCTGCAAGCAGGACTACACGGTGGTCGACGCGTTCTACCACCAGCTCTGCCCGGAGTGCGCGGCGCTGCACCACGCCAAGCGAGACGCCCGCACCGACCTGACCGGGCGCCGGGCGCTGCTCACCGGCGGGCGGGCCAAGATCGGCATGTACATCGCGCTGCGGCTGCTGCGCGACGGTGCGGACCTGACGATCACGACGCGGTTCCCGCGGGACGCGGTCCGCCGGTTCGGCGCGATGCCGGACGCCGCCGACTGGCTGGACCGGCTGCACGTCGTCGGGATCGACCTGCGCGACCCGTCGCAGGTGGTGGCGCTCGCGGACCACGTCGCCGCGCAGGGGCCGCTGGACGTCCTCATCAACAACGCCGCGCAGACCGTGCGGCGCTCGCCCGGCGCGTACACGCGGCTGGCCGACGCCGAGTTCGCGCCCCTGCCCGACGAGGCCGCGCGCATGATCACGACCTTCGGGCACACGAGCGACGCGCACCCGCGCGCGCTGGCCGGGTCGGTCAGCGACCTGACGAGCCCGGCGCTCGCGATCGAGCGGGCCGCGCGCGCCGCCGCCGACGAGCTCGTCGTGCAGTCCCTGACCGCGGAGGCCGCCAGCCTGGAGCGGCTCGTCGCGGGCACGTCGATCGACGCCGGCGGCCTGATCCCGGACGTGGCGGAGACGAACAGCTGGGTCGCGACCGTGGAGCAGGTGGACCCGATGGAGCTGCTCGAGGTGCAGCTCTGCAACCAGACCGCGCCGTTCATCCTGGTCAGCCGGCTGCGGCCCGCGCTCGCCGCGTCGCCCGCGCGGCGGACGTACGTCGTCAACGTCTCCGCGATGGAGGGCGTGTTCTCGCGCGGGTACAAGGGCCCGGGCCACCCGCACACCAACATGAGCAAGGCGGCGCTGAACATGCTCACGCGCACCAGCGCGGCGGAGATGCTCGCCGACGGCATCCTCATGACGGCGGTGGACACCGGGTGGATCACGGACGAGCGGCCGCACCCCACCAAGGTCCGGCTCGCCGAGGAGGGCTTCCACGCGCCGCTCGACCTGGTCGACGGCGCCGCGCGGGTGTACGACCCGATCGTGCGCGGCGAGGCCGGCGAGGACCTGTACGGCTGCTTCCTCAAGGACTACGCGCGCTCGCCCTGGTGA
- a CDS encoding Type 1 glutamine amidotransferase-like domain-containing protein, with product MKLLLTSGGVTNPSIRAALVRMLGKPVEECHALCVPTAQWGHPMCGPSSVRGFVAAGPGSPHLSGLGWASLGVLELTALPTVGAERWVPWVRAADVLLVDGGDATYLCHWLRESGLADLLDTLPDTVWVGVSAGSMVMAPRIGQYFVEWPSAPDDRTLGVVDFAIFPHLDLFPTNTMADAERWAAGLDVPAYVIDEQTALAVVDGTVEVVSEGRWARLGG from the coding sequence GTGAAGCTCTTGCTCACCTCGGGCGGGGTGACGAACCCCAGCATCCGGGCGGCGCTGGTGCGGATGCTGGGCAAGCCGGTGGAGGAGTGCCACGCGCTGTGTGTCCCGACCGCGCAGTGGGGGCACCCGATGTGCGGGCCGTCGTCCGTCCGCGGCTTCGTCGCGGCGGGACCGGGATCGCCGCACCTCTCCGGGCTCGGCTGGGCGTCGCTCGGCGTGCTCGAGCTCACGGCGCTGCCGACGGTGGGCGCGGAGCGCTGGGTGCCCTGGGTCCGGGCGGCGGACGTGCTCCTGGTCGACGGCGGCGACGCCACCTACCTGTGCCACTGGCTGCGCGAGTCCGGGCTCGCCGACCTCCTGGACACGCTGCCGGACACGGTGTGGGTGGGTGTGAGCGCGGGGAGCATGGTGATGGCGCCGCGGATCGGGCAGTACTTCGTCGAGTGGCCGTCCGCCCCCGACGACCGGACGCTCGGCGTCGTCGACTTCGCGATCTTCCCTCACCTGGACCTCTTCCCGACGAACACGATGGCCGACGCCGAGCGGTGGGCCGCCGGCCTCGACGTGCCGGCCTACGTGATCGACGAGCAGACGGCCCTCGCGGTGGTCGACGGGACCGTCGAGGTGGTGTCGGAAGGCCGCTGGGCCCGGCTCGGCGGCTGA
- a CDS encoding GAF domain-containing SpoIIE family protein phosphatase, with amino-acid sequence MADLGPTTESDPVYDRFARLVHAYLGVPVALVTFVGADGQRFPGAVGLPEPWQSLRGTPLSHSFCQHVVAQDRPLVVSDARTVDLLRDNLAIPDLDVIAYAGYPLRDLQGRAVGSLCAIDGTPREWTPDQLAVLEDLALACASEVQLREAAALAADAVRTADRRAEHGQVLLAMSDAFTQTLTPDEVLDAVQRVATEVAGAARASIGIVHPERGALTWARHAAVPGAPVTLWDDEPLSRAESPAVQVVMSGRPLFFDDATTMSEAFPIVAGVGGPGAAAFLPLTTSTATLGGVLLRWHEPRVVDDELRDLLVTLASDASIALERAQLLQRRRDVAHTLQSAMLSHLPSPAGVTLDAVYLPAEVTEQVGGDWYDAMELPDGGFALVVGDVTGHDMRAATRMGQLRSMLRTLLWEHDRPPSRILELLDGINTGTGLEAMATVLLARVEPPTDDGVRTLTWSCAGHPPALLHRAADGTVELAGRPDLPIGFMPDRERHDHEVRLAPGDTLVLYTDGLLERRTESLRTSIDAAARRLAVLPDLGARSLVDALGPTGDRRDDVVVLTLCLGPR; translated from the coding sequence GTGGCTGACCTCGGACCGACGACGGAGTCGGATCCCGTCTACGACCGGTTCGCGCGGCTCGTGCACGCGTACCTCGGCGTGCCGGTCGCCCTGGTGACGTTCGTGGGCGCAGACGGGCAGCGGTTCCCCGGAGCGGTGGGGCTGCCGGAGCCGTGGCAGTCGCTGCGGGGCACGCCGCTGTCGCACTCCTTCTGCCAGCACGTCGTCGCGCAGGACCGCCCGCTCGTCGTGAGCGACGCCCGCACCGTCGACCTCCTGCGGGACAACCTGGCGATCCCCGACCTGGACGTCATCGCCTACGCGGGCTACCCGCTGCGCGACCTGCAGGGGCGGGCCGTCGGCTCGCTGTGCGCGATCGACGGCACCCCGCGCGAGTGGACCCCGGACCAGCTCGCCGTCCTCGAGGACCTCGCGCTGGCGTGCGCGTCCGAGGTGCAGCTGCGCGAGGCCGCCGCGCTGGCCGCCGACGCGGTGCGCACCGCCGACCGCCGCGCGGAGCACGGCCAGGTGCTGCTGGCGATGTCCGACGCCTTCACGCAGACGCTCACGCCCGACGAGGTGCTCGACGCCGTGCAGCGCGTCGCCACCGAGGTCGCCGGCGCGGCCCGGGCGTCGATCGGCATCGTGCACCCCGAGCGCGGTGCGCTCACCTGGGCGCGCCACGCGGCGGTGCCGGGCGCGCCGGTGACGCTGTGGGACGACGAGCCGCTGAGCCGCGCCGAGTCGCCCGCGGTGCAGGTGGTGATGTCCGGCCGGCCGTTGTTCTTCGACGACGCGACGACCATGTCCGAGGCCTTCCCGATCGTCGCCGGCGTCGGCGGCCCGGGTGCCGCGGCGTTCCTGCCCCTGACGACGTCGACCGCGACGCTCGGCGGGGTGCTGCTGCGCTGGCACGAGCCCCGCGTGGTCGACGACGAGCTGCGCGACCTGCTGGTGACCCTCGCGAGCGACGCGTCGATCGCCCTCGAGCGCGCGCAGCTGCTGCAGCGGCGCCGCGACGTGGCGCACACGCTGCAGAGCGCGATGCTCTCCCACCTGCCCTCGCCCGCGGGGGTGACGCTCGACGCCGTCTACCTGCCCGCGGAGGTGACCGAGCAGGTCGGTGGCGACTGGTACGACGCGATGGAGCTGCCCGACGGCGGGTTCGCCCTGGTGGTCGGCGACGTCACCGGCCACGACATGCGCGCCGCGACGCGCATGGGGCAGCTGCGCTCCATGCTGCGCACGCTGCTGTGGGAGCACGACCGGCCGCCGTCGCGCATCCTCGAGCTGCTCGACGGGATCAACACCGGCACGGGGCTCGAGGCGATGGCGACGGTCCTGCTGGCACGCGTCGAGCCCCCGACCGACGACGGCGTGCGGACCCTGACGTGGAGCTGCGCCGGACACCCGCCCGCGCTGCTGCACCGCGCGGCCGACGGGACGGTCGAGCTGGCCGGTCGCCCGGACCTCCCCATCGGCTTCATGCCGGACCGCGAGCGGCACGACCACGAGGTGCGACTGGCGCCCGGTGACACGCTCGTGCTCTACACCGACGGGCTGCTGGAGCGTCGCACCGAGTCGCTGCGGACGAGCATCGACGCGGCGGCACGCCGGCTCGCGGTGCTCCCGGACCTCGGTGCCCGCTCGCTCGTCGACGCCCTCGGTCCGACGGGGGACCGCCGCGACGACGTCGTCGTGCTCACCCTCTGCCTCGGTCCTCGCTGA